DNA from Candidatus Methylomirabilota bacterium:
ATGGCGATACGGTGCACTACTCGTCCGTTCCCAAGTTCTTTCAAGGCTGCGAGGGCAGCTTTCTCTACGATCGCGAGGACAGGCCATACCTCGATCTCCAGATGTGGTACTCCGCGGTGAACTTTGGCTATCGCAATACAAGCATTGTGGACGCACTGAAGGTGCAGCTCGATCAGTTGCCACAGTTGGCGTGCCAGTATCTCCACGAAGAAAAGGTCCTGGTGGCCGAGCGGTTGGCGACCGAATGTCTGCGGGCATTCGGAATGAGAGGGCGCGTGCAGTTCAATGTCGGGGGCTCCCAGGCCATCGAGGACTCTATGAAGCTCGTGCGCAATGCGACTGGCAAGTCCCTGTTTATGGCCTTTATGGGCGGGTACCATGGCCGAACCCTCGGGACCTCCGAGATCACTTCCAGCTACCGCTACCGTCGACGCTTTGGCCATTTTTCAAACCGAGCGCATTTCGTACCGTTCCCGTATTGCTTCCGGTGTCCATACGGGATGAAGCTGGAGAGCTGCGACTATTACTGCGCCGATCAGGTTGGGCGCCTGTTTGAAACGGAGTTCAACTCATTCTGGGATGCGAAGGCTGAAGAGCCGGAGTTTATTGCGTTTTATGTGGAGCCCGTACTGGGTACCGGAGGCTACGTCGTACCCCCGCCGGACTATTTCCGGCGGCTCAAGACCATCCTGGATGAGCGACAAATCCTCCTGGTAGACGATGAGATTCAAATGGGA
Protein-coding regions in this window:
- a CDS encoding aminotransferase class III-fold pyridoxal phosphate-dependent enzyme; amino-acid sequence: MNRVDENRLSEAALREKEAQYCSHGDTVHYSSVPKFFQGCEGSFLYDREDRPYLDLQMWYSAVNFGYRNTSIVDALKVQLDQLPQLACQYLHEEKVLVAERLATECLRAFGMRGRVQFNVGGSQAIEDSMKLVRNATGKSLFMAFMGGYHGRTLGTSEITSSYRYRRRFGHFSNRAHFVPFPYCFRCPYGMKLESCDYYCADQVGRLFETEFNSFWDAKAEEPEFIAFYVEPVLGTGGYVVPPPDYFRRLKTILDERQILLVDDEIQMGFFRTGRFWAIEHFGVKPNIVVFGKALTNGLNPISGLWAEERLISPQAFPPGSTHSTFSSNPLGTAAALATLQWIEQQDYERKVAESGAYFLQQLEDLKKRHTTIGDVSGLGLALRIEVTQADGFTPNKPLTDRIFERGLAGGIPTSRGPMGLVLDVGGYYKNVFTLAPCLDITTGEIDLAIEMLDRLFTQCEEQP